One Firmicutes bacterium CAG:345 genomic window carries:
- a CDS encoding cysteine--tRNA ligase (product inferred by homology to UniProt), producing the protein MKKFNVKIYDTYQGKVVPFVPIAENKVSIYYCGPTVYNYGHIGNFRPPVFFDLVHRFFKELGYDVKLVSNYTDIDDKIINSALKEHKTEKELSNFYITSYEDSLNKLNILPLYCHPRVSETMDDIIAFVQLALDKNVAYKAGDDVLFSVESVKDYGSLSKIKIDDLIAGTRIAVTDNKKYPMDFVLWKKTDDDGIKFHADFGDGRPGWHTECLVMINKIFGQPLIDIHGGGFDLKFPHHENERAQSEAVYNSPLANNWMHVGFINMGDEKMSKSLGNVVYMKDFLEKYNPDIFRLFVLKGYYRSPLVYTDESIKAAENEIKKYINCKKSADLFVKYHELKDGELLEEYYDPFMEALADDFNVPNALAIFDKLVKDLNNAIRQKQENLISSLYFTFNRLHDIIGLKLETPTIDEEILKLYREFETLRLEKNYSEADKIRAILIEKKIL; encoded by the coding sequence ATGAAGAAATTTAATGTTAAAATTTATGACACTTATCAAGGAAAAGTAGTTCCATTTGTTCCAATTGCTGAAAATAAAGTAAGCATTTATTACTGTGGACCTACTGTATATAACTATGGTCATATTGGTAATTTTAGACCTCCAGTATTTTTTGATTTAGTACATCGTTTTTTTAAGGAATTAGGATACGATGTAAAACTAGTTTCAAATTATACTGATATCGATGATAAAATCATTAATTCGGCTTTAAAAGAGCATAAAACCGAAAAGGAATTATCTAATTTTTATATTACTTCTTATGAAGATAGTTTAAATAAATTGAATATTTTGCCTTTATATTGCCATCCACGTGTCAGTGAAACAATGGATGATATCATTGCATTCGTTCAACTTGCTTTGGATAAAAATGTTGCTTATAAGGCTGGAGATGATGTCTTGTTTTCTGTCGAGTCAGTAAAGGATTATGGATCTTTATCAAAGATAAAAATCGATGATTTAATCGCTGGTACGAGAATAGCAGTTACTGATAATAAAAAATATCCAATGGATTTTGTTTTATGGAAAAAAACTGATGATGATGGAATTAAATTCCATGCAGATTTTGGTGATGGTAGACCAGGTTGGCATACAGAATGCCTTGTTATGATAAATAAAATTTTCGGCCAACCTTTGATAGATATTCATGGAGGCGGTTTCGATTTGAAGTTCCCACACCATGAAAATGAAAGAGCTCAATCTGAAGCTGTTTATAATAGCCCACTAGCAAACAATTGGATGCATGTTGGTTTTATAAATATGGGCGATGAAAAAATGAGTAAATCATTAGGCAATGTTGTCTATATGAAAGATTTTTTGGAAAAATATAACCCTGATATTTTTAGATTATTTGTTTTAAAAGGATATTATCGTTCTCCATTAGTCTATACTGATGAATCAATAAAAGCAGCAGAAAATGAAATTAAAAAATATATCAATTGCAAAAAGAGCGCAGATTTATTTGTCAAATATCATGAACTAAAAGATGGTGAATTATTAGAAGAATATTATGATCCATTTATGGAAGCTTTAGCAGATGATTTCAATGTTCCTAATGCTTTAGCTATCTTTGACAAATTGGTAAAAGACTTAAATAATGCTATCAGACAAAAACAAGAAAATTTGATTTCTTCGCTTTATTTTACTTTTAACCGCTTACATGATATAATAGGTCTCAAGTTGGAAACACCAACTATCGATGAAGAAATTTTAAAATTGTATCGAGAATTTGAAACACTTCGTTTAGAAAAAAACTATTCTGAGGCCGATAAAATTAGAGCGATTCTTATCGAAAAAAAGATTTTATAG